The following nucleotide sequence is from Rhizobium sp. NZLR1.
GGCCGAGCTGATCATGATGCTTGGCGAACAGGATGGTTCCATCGACGCCGAGCCGCCCTTCTGAGGGCGGCATACCACCAGCACTGGGGGACCGCCGGCATCCAGGATCCCGAGAGGGGCGATCCGCTGCGACTCTCCTTTCGATCTACCGTCATCGACATCGGGGATGTTGCATCCCGTCCGTCGCCCGCAACCAGCCGGCGCCAGAATTTTCCCCGCCGTATTGCGGCTCCTCGCGTGCTAAATTCTTGGCGCCGGCAGGTCCTTCACTCTCGTTTCGTCCTTTCAGGTGCGTCCCTCCTTGTCCGCCATGCGGCCTATCCCCGCGATATCCGCATTTCGAAAGGAGAAAATACCGTGCAACAGCTCGCTCAGTTCCTCACCGCCACCGGCCGTCGGCTCCGCACCCTCGGCAAGGTGATCTGTCACTACTTCCGCAAGGGGAAACTCGGCCTGAAACTGGCCATCAAGATTCCGTTCTTCGTCGAGATCGAGGCGTCGTTCGAGACCGACTGGAACCGGCGCGAATAACACGCCGTGGGCCGCTTCAGCGGCCCCTCCTCTACCAGCTGGAACGCGGAACACAATCATCGTCAGCTCGGCGAATATCGGCAGGTTGTTTTTGGGCGATAGCCGCGACCACGTTTTTGCTTCAACAGCTCAAGGAACAAGCGAACCGCTTCCTCCTCCCGTTCGAACACATGCTGTTTTTCCTGTCCACGCTTGCCGATCCGTCCCCATCGCCGAGTCAGGCAGGCCTCTCCGAACATCGTCTGCTCAATCTCCATGGCATAATACCGCGCCATGTTCTTGGCTGGATCCGTTCGTTCGACATAGAGCTGGTATGGTTGCGAAATCATGCCGGCATGATCGTCACACGGCGCCGCTACGTCCAACGACATATGTGAATCCCACA
It contains:
- a CDS encoding WGR domain-containing protein → MSLDVAAPCDDHAGMISQPYQLYVERTDPAKNMARYYAMEIEQTMFGEACLTRRWGRIGKRGQEKQHVFEREEEAVRLFLELLKQKRGRGYRPKTTCRYSPS